One part of the Diceros bicornis minor isolate mBicDic1 chromosome 38, mDicBic1.mat.cur, whole genome shotgun sequence genome encodes these proteins:
- the LOC131399539 gene encoding microtubule-associated proteins 1A/1B light chain 3C-like, which yields MQSPQKSASLSPFKQRKSLGKVLEEVAGIRVKFPGKIPVVVERYPREQVLPSLDKTKFLVPQELTMTQFLGVVQSRMVLGATAAVYLLVNSRNMVSMSVTMAEIYRDYRDEDGFLYLTYASQEVFGGLGSAAPTWGSAVLSSACQHLVL from the exons ATGCAGAGTCCGCAGAAAAGCGCAAGCCTCAGCCCCTTCAAGCAGAGGAAGAGCTTAGGTAAAGTTCTCG AGGAAGTTGCTGGAATCCGGGTGAAGTTCCCCGGCAAGATCCCG GTGGTCGTGGAGCGCTACCCCAGGGAGCAGGTCTTGCCCTCGCTGGACAAGACCAAGTTCCTGGTCCCCCAGGAGCTGACCATGACCCAGTTCCTTGGTGTCGTCCA gAGCCGCATGGTCCTCGGGGCCACTGCAGCCGTTTACCTGCTGGTGAACAGCAGGAACATGGTCAGCATGAGCGTGACCATGGCCGAGATCTACAGGGACTACAGGGACGAAGATGGCTTCCTGTACTTGACCTATGCCTCTCAGGAGGTGTTTGGGGGCTTGGGGTCCGCAGCCCCAACCTGGGGCTCTGCCGTCCTCTCTAGTGCATGTCAGCACCTTGTCCTCTAA